ATGACGGTCAGTTGCTCGGTGATCCGGGTGACGTTGTTCACCAGATCCTCGCCGGAGGCGCGCAGCCGATCGACGTCGGCCACCGGTGCGTTGCCGATGGTGCCGCCCTCGGGGATCTCGGGGAACTTCGGCGAACCCGAGGAGATCTCGATGTACTTGTCGCCGAGCAGCCCGAGCGTGCGGATCCGTGCCATCGAGTCCTCGCGGATCCGGGCCGCGAAGCGGGCCTCGACGCGAATGCCGACGACGATCTGGTTCTGCTCGACCTCTTCGGAGAGGTCGATCGCGGAGACCGAGCCGACGCCGACACCGTCGAGCTGCACGTCGCTCCCGGCCGAGAGCCCCGGCACCGAGTCGAAGCGGATCGAGTATTCGTTCTTCCGCGAGAACAGATTGCGGCGCTCGCCGACGAGAAAGATCGCCGCCATGCCGAGGGCGAGCGCGACCAGCAACAGGAGTCCGACCTTACGGGCGGACGACGGGTGGGTAGACATCGGCGTCTTCCTCTCTGCCGGCCAGGAAGGCGGCCAGCAAGGGGTCGGTGGTGGCGGCCGCTTCGGCGAGAGTGCCCTGGAACCGGAAGCGGCCCTCGTCGAGAAAGGCGATCCGGTCGGCGACACTGTGCGCGAGAGCGAGGTCGTGCGTCACGACGATCACGGTCGTCTTCAGGCGTTCTCGGGTCTCGCGGATGAGGCGTGCGATCGAGGCTCCGGTCATGGGGTCTAGCCCGGTCGTCGGCTCGTCGAAGAGCAGCGTCTCGGGCTCGAGCGCCAGGGCGCGAGCGAGAGCGACCCGCTTCTTCATGCCGCCCGAGAGATCGGAGGGAAGTTTCGCTTCGATCCCCGGCAGGCGGACGAGGTCGAGGAGCTCGGCGACGCGCCGCGCCAGAGCCGGCTCGTCGGTCGCGCGATGCTCGCGCAGTGGGAAGGCGAGGTTGTCGAAGACGTTCATCGAGTCGAACAGGGCGCCGCTCTGGAAGAGCATCGCGACCCGCCGGCGGACCGGCAGGAGGTCGCTCTCCGAGAGGCCCACGAGCTCGCGGCCGTCGTACCGGATCGATCCCCCGTCCGGCGGGTCGAGACCGATGAGCAGCCGCAGCGTCACGCTCTTGCCCGAACCGGAGCGGCCGAGAATGACCAGGCACTCGCCGCGCGCGACGTCGAAGTCGAGGCCGGCGAGAACAGCGCGCGCGCCGTAGCTCTTGCGCAGGTCGCGAATCTCGAACAGGGCGGCTGGCTGGGGCATCGGTCGGGGCCGCGGGTCAGAGGAAGGAGAAGAACTTGGTGAGGAAGAAGTCCGAGACCAGGATCAGGATGGACGCCAGAACGACCGTATTCGTCGTCGCTCGTCCCACGCCGTCGGCTCCTCCCTTGGCGGTCAGGCCGTTGTGGCAGGCGACGATGGTGATGAAGAAGGCGAAGAAGAACGACTTCCCGAGGCCGCTGGCGAAGTCGTTGAGGGTGAGGGCCTGAAGCACGTCGTTCCAGTAGAAAGAGGCGGTGAGCTGCAGCTGAAGGACCGCGATCACCAGGCCGCCGAGGACTCCGAGCACGTCGCCGATCAGGGTCAGCGCCGGCAGCATGACGAGCGTGGCCGCGAGCTTCGGAACGACGAGCTTGCGCACCGGGTCGGCCGCCATGGCGCGCATGGCGTCGACCTGCTCGGTCACTTTCATCGTGCCGATCTCGGCGGTCATGCCGGAGCCGATCCGCCCGCCGACGATGAGGGCTACCAGCACGGGCACCAGCTCGCGCACGGTCGATTTCGAGACCACCGTGCCGATGTAG
This genomic window from Thermoanaerobaculia bacterium contains:
- a CDS encoding ABC transporter ATP-binding protein, which translates into the protein MPQPAALFEIRDLRKSYGARAVLAGLDFDVARGECLVILGRSGSGKSVTLRLLIGLDPPDGGSIRYDGRELVGLSESDLLPVRRRVAMLFQSGALFDSMNVFDNLAFPLREHRATDEPALARRVAELLDLVRLPGIEAKLPSDLSGGMKKRVALARALALEPETLLFDEPTTGLDPMTGASIARLIRETRERLKTTVIVVTHDLALAHSVADRIAFLDEGRFRFQGTLAEAAATTDPLLAAFLAGREEDADVYPPVVRP
- a CDS encoding ABC transporter permease, with translation MSPLSKGLESLGRSAGATGSRIAEGAGDLAYLAARSLRALVTPPWERAAWLAQMEQIGVRSLGVAAITTIFTGMVLALQTALALPGLGVKYYIGTVVSKSTVRELVPVLVALIVGGRIGSGMTAEIGTMKVTEQVDAMRAMAADPVRKLVVPKLAATLVMLPALTLIGDVLGVLGGLVIAVLQLQLTASFYWNDVLQALTLNDFASGLGKSFFFAFFITIVACHNGLTAKGGADGVGRATTNTVVLASILILVSDFFLTKFFSFL